The proteins below come from a single Miscanthus floridulus cultivar M001 chromosome 1, ASM1932011v1, whole genome shotgun sequence genomic window:
- the LOC136550097 gene encoding protein root UVB sensitive 3-like isoform X1, which produces MDASHPEGEAAARWVTIEEWSGSSASALSRTAVLTASASSLTAHRFGSRWGQIGSRMLGAFVPELYLFEMNFAAQCSSPLFLLGPVTVTDERAFVLPCQGFPGSVTPDYVPFQMWDTLQGLSTYIRAMLSTQALLGAIGVGEQSATVIGATFQWFLRDLTGMLGGILFTFYQGSNLDSNAKMWRLVADFMNDLGMLMDLLSPLFPSSLIVIMCLGSLSRSFTGVASGATRAALTQHFALAKNAADISAKEGSQETLATMLGMGLGMLLAHITRGHALSVWTSFLSLTVFHMYANYKAVQSLSLTTLNYERASILLHYFKECGEVLAPQKVSQLEHILPFWSTWRKLNKIKLPHERVHLGAKASMLTHSDMLVIAKTRSHYENTNYLLLDKQGSVYVFIHKQATPADVLRSFVHGLVLASSTQTSKSQHLEARRWMDEMYTNFISKLQSEGYSTERLLSHSILWRAHWLHGQHYEKLK; this is translated from the exons ATGGACGCGTCGCACCCGGAGGGCGAGGCCGCGGCGCGGTGGGTGACGATCGAGGAGTGGAGCGGCTCGTCAGCCTCCGCGCTCTCCCGCACCGCCGTCCtcaccgcctccgcctcctctcTCACCGCACACAG GTTCGGCAGCCGGTGGGGGCAGATCGGCAGTCGCATGCTCGGCGCCTTCGTGCCTGAG CTGTATCTGTTCGAAATGAACTTCGCTGCTCAGTGCTCTTCTCCATTGTTTTTGCTTGGGCCGGTCACTGTGACTGATGAGCGAGCCTTTGTATTGCCGTGCCAGGGATTTCCTGGGAGCGTGACTCCGGATTATGTCCCGTTCCAGATGTGGGATACGTTGCAG GGGCTCTCCACATATATCCGTGCAATGTTGTCTACACAA GCTCTTCTAGGTGCAATTGGAGTGGGAGAACAGTCCGCAACTGTCATAGGTGCTACTTTTCAG TGGTTTCTGAGGGACTTGACAGGAATGCTTGGAGGGATATTGTTCACCTTTTATCAG GGATCTAATCTTGATAGCAACGCTAAAATGTGGCGTCTAGTTGCAGACTTTATGAATGACCTTG GAATGTTGATGGATCTCTTAAGCCCTCTGTTTCCTTCATCGTTGATAGTTATAATGTGCCTAGGCAGCCTATCTAGGTCATTCA CTGGTGTTGCTAGTGGTGCAACTAGAGCAGCACTAACACAGCATTTTGCACTTGCAAAGAATGCAGCTGATATTTCTGCAAAG GAGGGCAGTCAGGAAACACTTGCTACAATGTTAGGGATGGGATTGGGGATGCTGTTAGCTCACATTACTAGAGGGCATGCCTTGAGTGTATGGACATCTTTTCTTTCTCTCACGGTGTTCCATATGTATG cAAATTACAAGGCAGTGCAGTCACTTTCACTCACTACGCTAAACTACGAGAGAGCTTCCATCTTGCTACATTACTTCAAGGAATGTGGTGAAG TTCTTGCACCGCAAAAGGTTTCTCAGCTGGAACATATTCTTCCTTTTTGGTCAACCTGGAGGAAATTAAACAAAATTAAACTGCCACATGAGCGTGTGCACTTAGGTGCTAAAGCCTCGATGCTTACACACAGTGACAT GTTGGTGATTGCAAAAACAAGATCCCACTATGAAAACA CAAACTACCTTTTGCTGGATAAACAAGGCAGTGTTTACGTTTTCATCCACAAGCAGGCAACACCAGCTGATGTTTTAAGGTCCTTCGTACATGGGCTCGTGTTAGCAAGTTCGACACAGACCAGCAAATCCCAGCACTTAGAGGCCCGTCGATGGATGGACGAGATGTATACCAATTTTATCTCGAAG CTGCAGAGTGAAGGTTACTCAACAGAACGCCTTTTGTCGCATTCGATTCTTTGGAGGGCACACTGGCTTCACGGCCAGCATTATGAGAAGCTCAAGTAG
- the LOC136550097 gene encoding protein root UVB sensitive 3-like isoform X2: protein MDASHPEGEAAARWVTIEEWSGSSASALSRTAVLTASASSLTAHRFGSRWGQIGSRMLGAFVPELYLFEMNFAAQCSSPLFLLGPVTVTDERAFVLPCQGFPGSVTPDYVPFQMWDTLQALLGAIGVGEQSATVIGATFQWFLRDLTGMLGGILFTFYQGSNLDSNAKMWRLVADFMNDLGMLMDLLSPLFPSSLIVIMCLGSLSRSFTGVASGATRAALTQHFALAKNAADISAKEGSQETLATMLGMGLGMLLAHITRGHALSVWTSFLSLTVFHMYANYKAVQSLSLTTLNYERASILLHYFKECGEVLAPQKVSQLEHILPFWSTWRKLNKIKLPHERVHLGAKASMLTHSDMLVIAKTRSHYENTNYLLLDKQGSVYVFIHKQATPADVLRSFVHGLVLASSTQTSKSQHLEARRWMDEMYTNFISKLQSEGYSTERLLSHSILWRAHWLHGQHYEKLK from the exons ATGGACGCGTCGCACCCGGAGGGCGAGGCCGCGGCGCGGTGGGTGACGATCGAGGAGTGGAGCGGCTCGTCAGCCTCCGCGCTCTCCCGCACCGCCGTCCtcaccgcctccgcctcctctcTCACCGCACACAG GTTCGGCAGCCGGTGGGGGCAGATCGGCAGTCGCATGCTCGGCGCCTTCGTGCCTGAG CTGTATCTGTTCGAAATGAACTTCGCTGCTCAGTGCTCTTCTCCATTGTTTTTGCTTGGGCCGGTCACTGTGACTGATGAGCGAGCCTTTGTATTGCCGTGCCAGGGATTTCCTGGGAGCGTGACTCCGGATTATGTCCCGTTCCAGATGTGGGATACGTTGCAG GCTCTTCTAGGTGCAATTGGAGTGGGAGAACAGTCCGCAACTGTCATAGGTGCTACTTTTCAG TGGTTTCTGAGGGACTTGACAGGAATGCTTGGAGGGATATTGTTCACCTTTTATCAG GGATCTAATCTTGATAGCAACGCTAAAATGTGGCGTCTAGTTGCAGACTTTATGAATGACCTTG GAATGTTGATGGATCTCTTAAGCCCTCTGTTTCCTTCATCGTTGATAGTTATAATGTGCCTAGGCAGCCTATCTAGGTCATTCA CTGGTGTTGCTAGTGGTGCAACTAGAGCAGCACTAACACAGCATTTTGCACTTGCAAAGAATGCAGCTGATATTTCTGCAAAG GAGGGCAGTCAGGAAACACTTGCTACAATGTTAGGGATGGGATTGGGGATGCTGTTAGCTCACATTACTAGAGGGCATGCCTTGAGTGTATGGACATCTTTTCTTTCTCTCACGGTGTTCCATATGTATG cAAATTACAAGGCAGTGCAGTCACTTTCACTCACTACGCTAAACTACGAGAGAGCTTCCATCTTGCTACATTACTTCAAGGAATGTGGTGAAG TTCTTGCACCGCAAAAGGTTTCTCAGCTGGAACATATTCTTCCTTTTTGGTCAACCTGGAGGAAATTAAACAAAATTAAACTGCCACATGAGCGTGTGCACTTAGGTGCTAAAGCCTCGATGCTTACACACAGTGACAT GTTGGTGATTGCAAAAACAAGATCCCACTATGAAAACA CAAACTACCTTTTGCTGGATAAACAAGGCAGTGTTTACGTTTTCATCCACAAGCAGGCAACACCAGCTGATGTTTTAAGGTCCTTCGTACATGGGCTCGTGTTAGCAAGTTCGACACAGACCAGCAAATCCCAGCACTTAGAGGCCCGTCGATGGATGGACGAGATGTATACCAATTTTATCTCGAAG CTGCAGAGTGAAGGTTACTCAACAGAACGCCTTTTGTCGCATTCGATTCTTTGGAGGGCACACTGGCTTCACGGCCAGCATTATGAGAAGCTCAAGTAG
- the LOC136550097 gene encoding protein root UVB sensitive 3-like isoform X3 — protein sequence MDASHPEGEAAARWVTIEEWSGSSASALSRTAVLTASASSLTAHRFGSRWGQIGSRMLGAFVPEGFPGSVTPDYVPFQMWDTLQGLSTYIRAMLSTQALLGAIGVGEQSATVIGATFQWFLRDLTGMLGGILFTFYQGSNLDSNAKMWRLVADFMNDLGMLMDLLSPLFPSSLIVIMCLGSLSRSFTGVASGATRAALTQHFALAKNAADISAKEGSQETLATMLGMGLGMLLAHITRGHALSVWTSFLSLTVFHMYANYKAVQSLSLTTLNYERASILLHYFKECGEVLAPQKVSQLEHILPFWSTWRKLNKIKLPHERVHLGAKASMLTHSDMLVIAKTRSHYENTNYLLLDKQGSVYVFIHKQATPADVLRSFVHGLVLASSTQTSKSQHLEARRWMDEMYTNFISKLQSEGYSTERLLSHSILWRAHWLHGQHYEKLK from the exons ATGGACGCGTCGCACCCGGAGGGCGAGGCCGCGGCGCGGTGGGTGACGATCGAGGAGTGGAGCGGCTCGTCAGCCTCCGCGCTCTCCCGCACCGCCGTCCtcaccgcctccgcctcctctcTCACCGCACACAG GTTCGGCAGCCGGTGGGGGCAGATCGGCAGTCGCATGCTCGGCGCCTTCGTGCCTGAG GGATTTCCTGGGAGCGTGACTCCGGATTATGTCCCGTTCCAGATGTGGGATACGTTGCAG GGGCTCTCCACATATATCCGTGCAATGTTGTCTACACAA GCTCTTCTAGGTGCAATTGGAGTGGGAGAACAGTCCGCAACTGTCATAGGTGCTACTTTTCAG TGGTTTCTGAGGGACTTGACAGGAATGCTTGGAGGGATATTGTTCACCTTTTATCAG GGATCTAATCTTGATAGCAACGCTAAAATGTGGCGTCTAGTTGCAGACTTTATGAATGACCTTG GAATGTTGATGGATCTCTTAAGCCCTCTGTTTCCTTCATCGTTGATAGTTATAATGTGCCTAGGCAGCCTATCTAGGTCATTCA CTGGTGTTGCTAGTGGTGCAACTAGAGCAGCACTAACACAGCATTTTGCACTTGCAAAGAATGCAGCTGATATTTCTGCAAAG GAGGGCAGTCAGGAAACACTTGCTACAATGTTAGGGATGGGATTGGGGATGCTGTTAGCTCACATTACTAGAGGGCATGCCTTGAGTGTATGGACATCTTTTCTTTCTCTCACGGTGTTCCATATGTATG cAAATTACAAGGCAGTGCAGTCACTTTCACTCACTACGCTAAACTACGAGAGAGCTTCCATCTTGCTACATTACTTCAAGGAATGTGGTGAAG TTCTTGCACCGCAAAAGGTTTCTCAGCTGGAACATATTCTTCCTTTTTGGTCAACCTGGAGGAAATTAAACAAAATTAAACTGCCACATGAGCGTGTGCACTTAGGTGCTAAAGCCTCGATGCTTACACACAGTGACAT GTTGGTGATTGCAAAAACAAGATCCCACTATGAAAACA CAAACTACCTTTTGCTGGATAAACAAGGCAGTGTTTACGTTTTCATCCACAAGCAGGCAACACCAGCTGATGTTTTAAGGTCCTTCGTACATGGGCTCGTGTTAGCAAGTTCGACACAGACCAGCAAATCCCAGCACTTAGAGGCCCGTCGATGGATGGACGAGATGTATACCAATTTTATCTCGAAG CTGCAGAGTGAAGGTTACTCAACAGAACGCCTTTTGTCGCATTCGATTCTTTGGAGGGCACACTGGCTTCACGGCCAGCATTATGAGAAGCTCAAGTAG
- the LOC136550097 gene encoding protein root UVB sensitive 3-like isoform X4 codes for MDASHPEGEAAARWVTIEEWSGSSASALSRTAVLTASASSLTAHRFGSRWGQIGSRMLGAFVPEGFPGSVTPDYVPFQMWDTLQALLGAIGVGEQSATVIGATFQWFLRDLTGMLGGILFTFYQGSNLDSNAKMWRLVADFMNDLGMLMDLLSPLFPSSLIVIMCLGSLSRSFTGVASGATRAALTQHFALAKNAADISAKEGSQETLATMLGMGLGMLLAHITRGHALSVWTSFLSLTVFHMYANYKAVQSLSLTTLNYERASILLHYFKECGEVLAPQKVSQLEHILPFWSTWRKLNKIKLPHERVHLGAKASMLTHSDMLVIAKTRSHYENTNYLLLDKQGSVYVFIHKQATPADVLRSFVHGLVLASSTQTSKSQHLEARRWMDEMYTNFISKLQSEGYSTERLLSHSILWRAHWLHGQHYEKLK; via the exons ATGGACGCGTCGCACCCGGAGGGCGAGGCCGCGGCGCGGTGGGTGACGATCGAGGAGTGGAGCGGCTCGTCAGCCTCCGCGCTCTCCCGCACCGCCGTCCtcaccgcctccgcctcctctcTCACCGCACACAG GTTCGGCAGCCGGTGGGGGCAGATCGGCAGTCGCATGCTCGGCGCCTTCGTGCCTGAG GGATTTCCTGGGAGCGTGACTCCGGATTATGTCCCGTTCCAGATGTGGGATACGTTGCAG GCTCTTCTAGGTGCAATTGGAGTGGGAGAACAGTCCGCAACTGTCATAGGTGCTACTTTTCAG TGGTTTCTGAGGGACTTGACAGGAATGCTTGGAGGGATATTGTTCACCTTTTATCAG GGATCTAATCTTGATAGCAACGCTAAAATGTGGCGTCTAGTTGCAGACTTTATGAATGACCTTG GAATGTTGATGGATCTCTTAAGCCCTCTGTTTCCTTCATCGTTGATAGTTATAATGTGCCTAGGCAGCCTATCTAGGTCATTCA CTGGTGTTGCTAGTGGTGCAACTAGAGCAGCACTAACACAGCATTTTGCACTTGCAAAGAATGCAGCTGATATTTCTGCAAAG GAGGGCAGTCAGGAAACACTTGCTACAATGTTAGGGATGGGATTGGGGATGCTGTTAGCTCACATTACTAGAGGGCATGCCTTGAGTGTATGGACATCTTTTCTTTCTCTCACGGTGTTCCATATGTATG cAAATTACAAGGCAGTGCAGTCACTTTCACTCACTACGCTAAACTACGAGAGAGCTTCCATCTTGCTACATTACTTCAAGGAATGTGGTGAAG TTCTTGCACCGCAAAAGGTTTCTCAGCTGGAACATATTCTTCCTTTTTGGTCAACCTGGAGGAAATTAAACAAAATTAAACTGCCACATGAGCGTGTGCACTTAGGTGCTAAAGCCTCGATGCTTACACACAGTGACAT GTTGGTGATTGCAAAAACAAGATCCCACTATGAAAACA CAAACTACCTTTTGCTGGATAAACAAGGCAGTGTTTACGTTTTCATCCACAAGCAGGCAACACCAGCTGATGTTTTAAGGTCCTTCGTACATGGGCTCGTGTTAGCAAGTTCGACACAGACCAGCAAATCCCAGCACTTAGAGGCCCGTCGATGGATGGACGAGATGTATACCAATTTTATCTCGAAG CTGCAGAGTGAAGGTTACTCAACAGAACGCCTTTTGTCGCATTCGATTCTTTGGAGGGCACACTGGCTTCACGGCCAGCATTATGAGAAGCTCAAGTAG